From the genome of Streptomyces sp. NBC_01116, one region includes:
- a CDS encoding NUDIX domain-containing protein, with amino-acid sequence MTDRDSSPPSAGGRATGRPGIDAPDHRGRTGLDRAGRGLDRNRDVVIRDVELTSRGWHVLRRTTFDRRRRDGRWEAQERETYDRGDGAVVLPYDAARGRVLLTRQFRYPAYVNDHPDGMLVEAAAGLLDADDPPAAVRRESAEELGVALGPLTRVLAAYMSPGSVTERLHFFAAPYTPADRTGPGGGLEEDGEDIEVLELPFEAALAMTRDGRIVDGKTILLLQWAALDGPFAPAADDR; translated from the coding sequence ATGACCGACCGAGATTCCTCACCGCCTTCCGCGGGGGGCCGTGCGACCGGCCGCCCCGGCATCGATGCCCCCGACCACCGGGGCCGTACGGGCCTCGACCGGGCCGGACGCGGCCTGGACCGCAATCGCGACGTCGTGATCCGCGACGTCGAACTCACCTCGCGGGGCTGGCACGTCCTGCGGCGCACCACCTTCGACCGCCGCCGCCGCGACGGCCGTTGGGAGGCCCAGGAGCGTGAGACGTACGACCGGGGCGACGGCGCCGTCGTCCTGCCCTACGACGCCGCGCGCGGCCGAGTGCTGCTCACCCGGCAGTTCCGCTACCCCGCCTACGTCAACGACCACCCCGACGGCATGCTCGTCGAAGCGGCCGCGGGGCTGCTCGACGCGGACGACCCGCCCGCCGCCGTCCGGCGCGAGAGCGCCGAGGAGCTCGGTGTCGCCCTCGGCCCGCTCACCCGCGTCCTCGCGGCCTACATGAGCCCCGGTTCCGTCACCGAACGTCTTCACTTCTTCGCCGCCCCCTACACCCCGGCCGACCGGACCGGGCCCGGCGGCGGTCTGGAGGAGGACGGCGAGGACATCGAAGTCCTGGAGCTGCCCTTCGAGGCGGCCCTCGCCATGACCCGCGACGGGCGCATCGTCGACGGCAAGACCATTTTGCTGCTGCAATGGGCTGCTCTGGACGGGCCGTTCGCTCCGGCGGCGGACGACCGCTGA
- a CDS encoding DeoR/GlpR family DNA-binding transcription regulator — protein MLAAERRDHLLGLLAREGKVVAKDVAAELGISEDSVRRDLRDLAGDGLCQRVYGGALPASPAVADYAARRTVAPDGKRKVAAVAAGLVRPGGSVILDGGTTALAVARALPRDLACTVITHSPTIVAALLDHPRAELFLLGGRIFKHSAVAFGAAAVEAAQNVSADLCLLGVTGVHPEVGLTTADAEEAAMKRALSTRAAETYVLASAEKIGTASRFRVLPWEKVSGLITDAHAHATVLEQLGALGVEILPAGDR, from the coding sequence ATGCTGGCTGCTGAACGGCGCGACCATCTGCTCGGCCTCCTCGCCCGCGAAGGCAAGGTCGTCGCCAAGGACGTCGCCGCCGAGCTGGGAATCTCCGAGGACAGCGTGCGGCGCGACCTGCGCGACCTCGCCGGCGACGGCCTGTGCCAACGGGTCTACGGCGGCGCCCTGCCCGCGTCGCCCGCGGTGGCCGACTACGCGGCACGGCGGACCGTCGCCCCGGACGGCAAGCGGAAGGTCGCGGCGGTGGCCGCCGGTCTGGTACGGCCGGGCGGTTCGGTGATCCTCGACGGCGGCACCACCGCCCTCGCCGTCGCCCGCGCGCTGCCGCGGGACCTCGCCTGCACCGTGATCACACACAGCCCGACGATCGTCGCGGCGCTGCTCGACCACCCGCGGGCGGAGCTGTTCCTGCTCGGCGGCCGGATCTTCAAGCACTCCGCGGTCGCCTTCGGAGCCGCCGCCGTCGAAGCGGCCCAGAACGTCTCCGCCGACCTCTGCCTGCTCGGCGTCACCGGCGTACACCCGGAGGTGGGGCTGACCACCGCGGACGCCGAGGAGGCGGCGATGAAGCGCGCCCTGTCCACGCGGGCGGCGGAGACCTACGTCCTGGCCTCCGCCGAGAAGATCGGCACGGCGTCCCGGTTCCGCGTCCTGCCCTGGGAGAAGGTCAGCGGGCTGATCACCGACGCCCACGCCCACGCCACGGTCCTCGAACAGCTCGGGGCGCTCGGCGTGGAGATCCTGCCGGCCGGCGACCGGTGA
- a CDS encoding NAD-dependent epimerase/dehydratase family protein yields MRVLVTGGAGFIGSHVVAALAAAGHESVVLDALLPSAHPGGTPPELPGDRVVVGDVRDREAVADALAGVDAVCHQAAMVGLGKDFADAPLYVGCNDLGTAVLLAEMAAAGVRDLVLAGSMVVYGEGRYACPRHGTVRPGPRAEADLRAGDFEPRCPDCGAELTPGLVAEDAPADPRNVYASTKLAQEHLAAAWARATGGRAVSLRYHNVYGPGMPRDTPYAGVASFFRSALARGEAPRVYEDGGQRRDFVHVHDVAAANVVALEAVRERRPASFAAYNTGSGDPHTIGEMAAALAGAYGGPDPVVTGEYRLGDVRHVTADSRALREELGWRPRVPFAGGMRDFAAAPLRGAGGRREESAVTLSGA; encoded by the coding sequence ATGCGCGTACTGGTCACCGGCGGAGCCGGGTTCATCGGATCACATGTCGTCGCCGCACTCGCCGCGGCCGGGCACGAGAGCGTGGTGCTGGACGCCCTGCTGCCCTCGGCCCACCCCGGCGGCACGCCGCCGGAGCTGCCGGGCGACCGGGTCGTCGTCGGGGACGTCCGGGACCGGGAGGCGGTGGCGGACGCGCTGGCCGGCGTGGACGCCGTGTGCCACCAGGCGGCCATGGTCGGCCTGGGCAAGGACTTCGCGGACGCCCCGCTGTACGTGGGGTGCAACGACCTCGGTACGGCGGTGCTGCTGGCGGAGATGGCCGCGGCCGGGGTCCGGGACCTGGTGCTGGCCGGGTCGATGGTGGTCTACGGCGAGGGGCGCTACGCCTGCCCCCGGCACGGCACGGTCCGCCCCGGGCCGCGCGCGGAGGCCGATCTGCGGGCGGGCGACTTCGAGCCGCGCTGCCCGGACTGCGGGGCGGAACTGACGCCCGGCCTGGTGGCCGAGGACGCTCCCGCGGACCCGCGGAACGTGTACGCGTCGACCAAGCTGGCCCAGGAACACCTGGCCGCCGCGTGGGCTCGGGCGACGGGCGGCCGGGCGGTGTCGCTGCGCTACCACAACGTGTACGGGCCGGGGATGCCGCGCGACACCCCGTACGCCGGTGTCGCCTCGTTCTTCCGCTCGGCCCTGGCGCGCGGTGAGGCGCCCCGCGTCTACGAGGACGGGGGCCAGCGGCGCGACTTCGTCCACGTCCACGATGTGGCGGCGGCGAACGTCGTGGCCCTGGAGGCGGTACGGGAGCGGCGGCCCGCGTCCTTCGCCGCGTACAACACGGGCAGCGGCGATCCGCACACCATCGGGGAGATGGCCGCAGCCCTGGCCGGCGCGTACGGCGGGCCGGACCCGGTGGTGACCGGGGAGTACCGCCTCGGGGACGTACGCCATGTCACGGCGGACTCGCGGGCGCTGCGCGAGGAGTTGGGCTGGCGGCCCCGGGTCCCGTTCGCCGGGGGGATGCGGGACTTCGCGGCGGCCCCGCTGCGCGGTGCGGGTGGCCGCCGGGAGGAGAGCGCCGTCACGCTGTCGGGAGCGTGA
- a CDS encoding sensor histidine kinase: MNDVLLIALFAFLGAAAAGLLGAGVLRLLRHRSLVVSVSVVAGVAVTAMLAGTLTVAWAMFLSSHDLYVVTTVVAMAALVSLATAVLLGRWMAAHSRELTLATRSFGDGGTFSAPAGQPTAELAELARELAATSAKLDSSRERERALEASRRELVAWISHDLRTPLAGLRAMAEALEDGMAADTGRYLRQIRTEVERMNGMVGDLFELSRIQAGSLTLTTARISLYDLVGDALAGVDPLAREHGVRLIGDRIDEVPVEVDGKEMSRVLGNLLINAIRRTPPDGTVAVAAHRSDGGVVLSVTDSCGGIPEDDLPRVFDTGWRGSHARTPPAGAGLGLAIVRGIVEAHAGRAEVRNVQGGCCFSVTLPAV; this comes from the coding sequence GTGAACGACGTCCTGCTCATCGCGCTCTTCGCCTTTCTGGGAGCGGCGGCCGCCGGGCTCCTCGGCGCGGGCGTCCTGCGTCTCCTGCGGCACCGTTCGCTGGTGGTCTCGGTGAGCGTCGTCGCCGGGGTCGCCGTCACGGCGATGCTCGCCGGGACGCTGACGGTCGCCTGGGCGATGTTCCTCTCGTCCCACGATCTCTACGTCGTCACGACCGTCGTCGCCATGGCCGCCCTGGTCTCCCTGGCCACCGCCGTCCTGCTGGGCCGCTGGATGGCCGCCCACAGCCGTGAACTGACGCTGGCCACGCGGTCGTTCGGCGACGGCGGCACCTTCTCCGCGCCCGCCGGGCAGCCCACCGCCGAGCTGGCCGAACTCGCCCGGGAACTGGCCGCCACCAGTGCCAAACTGGACAGCTCGCGGGAGCGGGAACGCGCTCTGGAGGCCTCGCGGCGCGAACTCGTCGCGTGGATCTCGCACGATCTGCGCACCCCGCTCGCCGGGCTGCGGGCGATGGCCGAGGCGCTGGAGGACGGCATGGCCGCCGACACCGGGCGCTATCTGCGGCAGATAAGGACCGAGGTCGAGCGGATGAACGGCATGGTCGGCGACCTCTTCGAACTCTCCCGGATCCAGGCCGGTTCGCTCACCCTGACGACGGCCCGGATCTCCCTCTACGACCTGGTCGGCGATGCGCTGGCCGGTGTCGATCCGCTGGCCCGGGAGCACGGGGTGCGGCTGATCGGCGACCGGATCGACGAGGTGCCGGTGGAGGTCGACGGCAAGGAGATGAGCCGGGTCCTGGGCAATCTTCTGATCAACGCCATCCGCCGCACCCCGCCGGACGGCACCGTGGCCGTCGCCGCGCACCGCTCCGACGGCGGCGTCGTGCTGTCGGTGACCGACAGCTGCGGCGGCATCCCGGAGGACGACCTCCCCCGGGTCTTCGACACCGGCTGGCGCGGCAGCCACGCCCGCACCCCGCCGGCCGGGGCGGGCCTCGGGCTCGCCATCGTGCGCGGCATCGTCGAGGCGCACGCCGGGCGCGCCGAGGTGCGCAACGTGCAGGGCGGCTGCTGCTTCTCGGTCACCCTCCCGGCCGTGTGA
- a CDS encoding response regulator transcription factor, translated as MENTPPVRPPEPVPRGARGRVLVVDDDPTVAEVVVGYLHRAGYTVEQAGDGPTALARFAARRPDLVVLDLMLPAMDGFEVCRRMREHAPVPVIMLTARGDEEDRVLGLETGADDYVTKPFSPRELVLRVDSVLRRARAAVPPYGAAPLSGGGLSLDPAARQAYRDGCGLALTLREFDLLAFLLRHPGKVFGREELMREVWGWDFGDLSTVTVHIRRLRGKVETDPARPRLIRTVWGVGYRLDTEAHRLDREAHRTDAEAHRTDENATTAPAPPAGGRPR; from the coding sequence ATGGAGAACACCCCGCCCGTCCGGCCTCCGGAGCCCGTTCCGCGGGGTGCGCGCGGCCGGGTCCTCGTCGTGGACGACGACCCGACCGTCGCCGAGGTCGTCGTCGGCTATCTGCACCGCGCCGGCTACACCGTCGAGCAGGCCGGCGACGGGCCCACCGCGCTCGCGCGGTTCGCGGCACGCCGGCCCGACCTCGTCGTCCTGGACCTGATGCTCCCGGCCATGGACGGGTTCGAGGTCTGCCGCCGGATGCGCGAGCACGCGCCGGTCCCCGTCATCATGCTCACCGCCCGCGGTGACGAGGAGGACCGCGTCCTCGGGCTGGAGACCGGCGCCGACGACTACGTCACCAAGCCCTTCAGCCCGCGCGAACTGGTCCTGCGCGTCGACTCCGTGCTGCGCCGCGCCCGGGCCGCCGTACCGCCGTACGGGGCCGCCCCGCTGTCCGGGGGCGGGCTGAGCCTCGACCCGGCGGCCCGGCAGGCCTACCGCGACGGGTGTGGACTGGCGTTGACGCTGCGGGAGTTCGACCTGCTCGCCTTCCTCCTCCGGCACCCGGGGAAGGTGTTCGGGCGGGAGGAGCTGATGCGGGAGGTGTGGGGGTGGGACTTCGGCGACCTCTCGACGGTCACCGTCCACATCCGCAGACTGCGCGGCAAGGTCGAGACGGATCCGGCCCGCCCCCGGCTGATCCGCACCGTGTGGGGTGTGGGGTACCGCCTGGACACCGAAGCGCACCGCCTGGATAGGGAAGCGCACCGTACGGACGCCGAAGCGCACCGTACGGACGAGAACGCGACCACCGCCCCCGCACCGCCGGCCGGGGGCCGTCCGCGGTGA
- a CDS encoding glycosyltransferase family 2 protein codes for MTDSSAALPTPPAPHTGLPAADIVLPCLDEAAALPWVLDRIPDGWRAIVVDNGSTDGSAELARSLGAHVVTEERRGFGAACHAGLLASEAEFVCFCDCDGSLDPALLTGFVRRIADGECDLLLGRRRPEGRGAWPPHARAGNLALARMLRRRTGLRLHDLGPLRAARRSDLLALDLTDRRSGYPLQMVVRASDAGLRVAESDVPYRPRTGKSKVTGTWRGTWHAVRDMRGVLREPPADRASGRVARTETGAVR; via the coding sequence GTGACCGATTCTTCTGCCGCTCTTCCGACTCCGCCCGCCCCGCACACCGGCCTCCCCGCGGCCGACATCGTGCTGCCCTGCCTCGACGAGGCGGCCGCGCTCCCCTGGGTGCTCGACCGCATCCCCGACGGCTGGCGCGCGATCGTCGTCGACAACGGCTCGACCGACGGTTCGGCCGAGCTCGCCCGTTCCCTCGGCGCGCACGTCGTCACGGAGGAACGACGCGGGTTCGGCGCGGCCTGCCACGCCGGACTGCTCGCCTCCGAGGCCGAGTTCGTCTGCTTCTGCGACTGCGACGGCTCGCTGGACCCCGCCCTGCTGACCGGCTTCGTGCGGCGGATCGCGGACGGCGAGTGCGATCTGCTGCTCGGCCGCCGCCGCCCCGAGGGCCGGGGCGCGTGGCCACCGCACGCGCGCGCCGGCAATCTGGCGCTGGCCCGGATGCTGCGCCGTCGCACCGGTCTGCGCCTGCACGACCTCGGCCCGCTGCGGGCGGCCCGCCGGAGCGATCTGCTCGCCCTGGACCTCACCGACCGGCGCAGCGGCTATCCGCTCCAGATGGTGGTCCGGGCCTCCGACGCCGGCCTGCGGGTCGCCGAGAGCGACGTCCCCTACCGGCCGCGCACCGGGAAGTCGAAGGTGACCGGCACCTGGCGCGGGACCTGGCACGCGGTGCGCGACATGCGCGGCGTGCTGCGGGAACCACCGGCGGACCGCGCCTCCGGACGGGTCGCACGCACGGAGACGGGGGCGGTCCGATGA
- a CDS encoding DUF2064 domain-containing protein, whose product MSAPAKGRSTGASGPTELLVIAKEPVAGRVKTRLCPPFSPAEAAELAAAALADTLAAVLALPARRRVLVLDGLPGPWVPPGFEVVPQSAGGLDERLAAAFGGCTGPALLVGMDTPQITAALLAPALGPDAWDGVGAWFGPAEDGGFWALGLADPDPALLRGVPMSVPETGAVQRRRLVEAGLAVRDLPVLVDVDTAADARRVASAAPGGRFAAALGRLTGAGVR is encoded by the coding sequence ATGAGCGCGCCGGCCAAGGGCCGCTCGACGGGCGCGTCCGGGCCCACCGAGTTGCTGGTCATCGCGAAGGAGCCGGTGGCGGGGCGGGTCAAGACCCGGCTCTGCCCGCCCTTCTCCCCCGCCGAGGCCGCCGAGCTCGCCGCCGCGGCGCTCGCGGACACCCTGGCCGCCGTGCTCGCGCTCCCCGCACGGCGGCGCGTGCTGGTCCTCGACGGGCTCCCGGGCCCCTGGGTGCCCCCGGGCTTCGAGGTGGTGCCGCAGAGCGCGGGCGGTCTCGACGAACGTCTCGCCGCGGCCTTCGGCGGGTGTACGGGGCCGGCCCTCCTGGTCGGCATGGACACCCCGCAGATCACGGCCGCGCTGCTCGCTCCCGCTCTCGGCCCGGACGCCTGGGACGGGGTGGGGGCCTGGTTCGGTCCGGCCGAGGACGGCGGCTTCTGGGCGCTCGGTCTGGCGGATCCCGATCCGGCGCTGCTGCGCGGGGTGCCGATGTCCGTCCCGGAAACGGGTGCGGTGCAGCGGCGCAGGCTGGTGGAGGCGGGGCTCGCCGTGCGCGATCTTCCGGTACTGGTCGACGTGGACACCGCTGCCGACGCCCGCCGGGTCGCGTCGGCCGCGCCGGGCGGCCGGTTCGCCGCGGCGCTCGGCCGGCTGACCGGGGCGGGGGTGCGATGA
- a CDS encoding class I SAM-dependent methyltransferase yields the protein MSTTVPSSGLATPAPADHAGSPEARAAAAGGADVHEAAAGGADAPGAPPVRAAPWEADPYANALRTGRGPLFLRRSDGWLLPLDVERWCSDAGSADLSALHRCEGPVLDIGCGPGRLVAELASLGHRALGIDVSEAAVARTRGLGGAALLRSVFDPLPGEGRWGTLLLLDGNIGIGGDPAALLGRAADLLGVGGLLIAETAPVDVDERVRVRLDDGRIGTDGRTAPAAVRGTEPFPWARIGTPALLRHARAGGWLTADQWGAEGRTFVSLRRPVRERSARTSSQSAESANSTPVISSQLPK from the coding sequence ATGAGTACGACCGTGCCCTCGTCCGGGCTCGCCACACCGGCCCCGGCCGACCACGCCGGGTCCCCGGAGGCCCGCGCGGCGGCCGCCGGCGGAGCGGATGTCCACGAAGCGGCCGCCGGCGGAGCGGATGCGCCCGGAGCCCCGCCGGTCCGCGCCGCTCCGTGGGAAGCCGACCCGTACGCCAACGCCCTCCGCACCGGCCGTGGTCCGCTGTTCCTGCGCCGCAGCGACGGCTGGCTGCTGCCGCTGGACGTGGAGCGCTGGTGCTCCGACGCGGGCTCCGCCGACCTGTCCGCGCTGCACCGGTGCGAGGGGCCGGTGCTGGACATCGGCTGCGGGCCGGGGCGGCTGGTGGCTGAGCTGGCCTCGCTCGGACACCGGGCGCTGGGCATCGACGTCAGCGAGGCGGCCGTGGCCCGTACGCGCGGGCTCGGCGGCGCCGCTCTGCTGCGCAGCGTGTTCGACCCGCTGCCCGGGGAGGGCCGTTGGGGCACCCTCCTGCTCCTCGACGGCAACATCGGCATCGGGGGCGACCCGGCCGCCCTGCTGGGCCGGGCGGCCGATCTGCTCGGCGTCGGCGGGCTGCTGATCGCCGAGACGGCCCCCGTCGACGTGGACGAACGGGTCCGGGTCCGGCTCGACGACGGCCGGATCGGAACGGACGGGAGGACCGCCCCCGCCGCCGTGCGCGGCACCGAGCCGTTCCCCTGGGCGCGGATCGGGACGCCGGCCCTGCTGCGGCACGCCCGCGCGGGCGGCTGGCTCACGGCCGATCAGTGGGGCGCGGAGGGGCGGACCTTCGTCTCGCTGCGCCGGCCCGTACGGGAGCGGAGCGCCCGGACCAGCAGCCAGAGCGCGGAGAGCGCGAACAGCACGCCGGTGATCAGCAGCCAGTTGCCGAAGTAG
- a CDS encoding molybdopterin-dependent oxidoreductase, translating to MPVRRRIRSLPDSLRALRTPADPAFWRSPVRGARFTAVLGVVLLAGLTLLFVTGLLSYAAYNPDLNRVNDKTPGKGWLGFYLFSWPTGPHWLYRLTQGLHVTVGIVLVPVLLAKLWSVVPRLFALPPARSVGHALERISLLLLVGGALFQFVTGLLNIQLDYLFPGSFYTLHFYGAWVFLAGFITHVALKTPQAVRVLRGGIPRGGPDTLAAPDPLPATLSRRGALALVGAGSLLLLVTSAGRSFDGPLRRIALLTPRGGTDPGPGPNAFQVNKTADALRIRPAETGESWRLTVRGPAGEFRLSRAELLAMEQHGAALPIACVEGWSTSDQRWRGVRLSDLAALAGYPDRPPGVFVESLQRSGSFRKAALRDNQVRDGRSLLALEVNGAPLSADHGYPARIIVPAAPGVLNTKWVETLTFGEL from the coding sequence ATGCCCGTACGCCGTCGCATCCGCTCCCTCCCCGACTCCCTCCGCGCCCTGCGCACCCCTGCCGACCCTGCCTTCTGGCGCAGCCCCGTGCGCGGAGCGCGCTTCACCGCCGTGCTCGGCGTCGTCCTGCTCGCCGGACTCACCCTCCTGTTCGTCACGGGCCTGCTCTCGTACGCGGCCTACAACCCCGACCTGAACCGGGTCAACGACAAGACCCCGGGCAAGGGGTGGCTCGGTTTCTACCTGTTCTCCTGGCCGACCGGCCCGCACTGGCTCTACCGGCTGACCCAGGGCCTGCACGTCACCGTCGGCATCGTGCTCGTGCCCGTCCTGCTCGCCAAGCTCTGGTCGGTGGTCCCCCGGCTCTTCGCGCTGCCGCCCGCCCGTTCCGTGGGCCACGCCCTGGAACGGATCTCGCTGCTCCTGCTCGTGGGCGGGGCGCTGTTCCAGTTCGTCACCGGACTGCTCAACATCCAGCTGGACTACCTCTTCCCCGGGTCCTTCTACACCCTGCACTTCTACGGGGCCTGGGTCTTCCTCGCCGGGTTCATCACCCATGTGGCGCTCAAGACGCCGCAGGCCGTACGGGTGTTGCGGGGCGGCATCCCGCGCGGCGGACCGGACACCCTCGCCGCCCCGGACCCGCTGCCCGCCACCCTGTCCCGGCGCGGCGCGCTGGCCCTCGTGGGGGCCGGGTCGCTCCTCCTGCTGGTCACCTCGGCCGGCCGCAGCTTCGACGGGCCGCTGCGCCGCATCGCGCTCCTCACCCCGCGCGGCGGCACCGACCCGGGGCCGGGGCCGAACGCCTTCCAGGTCAACAAGACCGCCGACGCCCTGCGGATCAGGCCCGCCGAGACCGGTGAGAGCTGGCGGCTGACGGTGCGGGGGCCGGCCGGGGAGTTCCGTCTCTCCCGGGCCGAACTGCTGGCCATGGAACAGCACGGCGCCGCGCTCCCGATCGCCTGCGTGGAGGGCTGGTCGACCTCGGACCAGCGGTGGCGCGGAGTGCGGCTCTCCGATCTGGCGGCGCTCGCCGGATACCCGGACCGGCCGCCGGGCGTGTTCGTCGAGTCGCTCCAGCGCAGCGGCTCGTTCCGCAAGGCCGCGCTCCGCGACAACCAGGTCCGCGACGGCCGCTCGCTGCTCGCGCTGGAGGTGAACGGCGCGCCCCTGTCGGCCGACCACGGCTACCCGGCCAGGATCATCGTCCCCGCCGCGCCCGGGGTGCTGAACACCAAGTGGGTCGAGACCCTGACGTTCGGAGAGCTGTGA
- a CDS encoding ABC transporter permease, producing MTGTVAPLDAPGRSAPTGTAASVAFTGTGTLVRFGLRRDRVRMSVWLLALTLGTLATAAEYKALYSTPEERAAAVGSMDSPAALAMTGPRHYLSDYTAGAMLGHQLLGFMAVLVGLMSVLIVTRHTRDEEETGRAELVRSTVVGHHAHLAAALVLAALANLALALLLALGLTATGVDGIGPGGALLYGLTHAAIGLVFAGAAAVTAQITAHTRGATGMALAAIGAAYVLRASGDVGNDALSWLSPIGWIQRTYVFVDDRWWPLALCLALAALSAAYGFVLSTRRDVGAGLRAARLGRRTASDALTRPFGFALRLHRATLLGFGAGLCLMGVMYGSILGEAAGMVKDVEQVQEALARIGGSTVAEAFASMVMVVVAVVAAVYVVMAALRPRAEESAGRAEPLLATGLSRDRWLGSHVAVALAGGTALLVLAGLGFGLAGAASAGDGGLVLDLVGAAAAYAPALWVTVGVAVLLFGWFPRAVALAWIVPVYAFLVGYLGPILQLPDWTRNLSPFGHVPRLPAAGMNGTPLLVLTAVAAGLILLGLTGFRRRDLETK from the coding sequence ATGACCGGCACCGTCGCGCCGCTCGACGCCCCCGGAAGGAGCGCGCCCACCGGGACCGCCGCTTCCGTCGCCTTCACCGGCACCGGGACCCTGGTCCGCTTCGGCCTGCGTCGGGACCGCGTCCGTATGTCCGTATGGCTGCTCGCCCTCACCCTGGGCACGCTGGCCACGGCGGCCGAGTACAAGGCGCTGTACTCCACTCCCGAAGAGCGCGCCGCCGCCGTCGGCTCCATGGACAGCCCGGCCGCGCTCGCCATGACCGGCCCTCGTCACTATCTCTCCGACTACACCGCCGGAGCGATGCTAGGTCACCAACTGCTCGGCTTCATGGCCGTCCTGGTGGGCCTGATGAGCGTCCTGATCGTCACGCGCCACACGCGCGACGAGGAGGAGACCGGCCGCGCCGAACTGGTCCGCTCCACCGTCGTCGGACACCACGCGCACCTCGCCGCCGCACTGGTGCTCGCCGCCCTGGCCAACCTCGCGCTCGCCCTGCTGCTGGCCCTGGGGCTCACCGCGACGGGCGTCGACGGAATCGGCCCCGGCGGGGCACTGCTGTACGGCCTCACGCATGCCGCGATCGGGCTCGTCTTCGCCGGGGCCGCCGCGGTCACCGCACAGATCACGGCGCACACCCGGGGCGCCACGGGCATGGCGCTCGCGGCGATCGGCGCCGCCTACGTGCTGCGGGCCTCGGGCGACGTGGGCAACGACGCCCTGTCCTGGCTGAGCCCGATCGGCTGGATCCAGCGCACCTACGTCTTCGTCGACGACCGGTGGTGGCCGTTGGCGCTCTGCCTGGCCCTCGCCGCGCTGTCCGCGGCGTACGGCTTCGTGCTGAGCACCCGGCGCGATGTCGGCGCGGGTCTGCGCGCCGCCCGGCTCGGCCGGCGTACGGCGTCCGACGCCCTCACCCGGCCCTTCGGCTTCGCCCTGCGGCTGCACCGGGCGACCCTGCTGGGCTTCGGCGCCGGACTGTGCCTGATGGGCGTCATGTACGGCTCCATCCTCGGCGAGGCCGCCGGCATGGTGAAGGACGTCGAGCAGGTGCAGGAGGCGCTGGCGAGGATCGGCGGCAGCACCGTGGCCGAGGCGTTCGCGTCCATGGTGATGGTCGTGGTCGCGGTCGTCGCCGCCGTGTACGTGGTGATGGCCGCACTGCGACCGCGCGCCGAGGAGAGCGCCGGGCGTGCCGAACCGCTCCTGGCCACCGGCCTCTCCCGGGACCGCTGGCTCGGGAGCCACGTCGCCGTCGCCCTGGCCGGCGGCACGGCGCTGCTGGTCCTCGCCGGGCTGGGCTTCGGCCTCGCGGGCGCGGCGTCGGCGGGGGACGGGGGCCTGGTCCTCGACCTGGTCGGAGCGGCCGCCGCGTACGCCCCCGCCCTGTGGGTGACCGTCGGCGTGGCCGTCCTGCTCTTCGGCTGGTTCCCGCGTGCGGTGGCGCTGGCCTGGATCGTGCCCGTGTACGCGTTCCTCGTCGGGTACCTGGGGCCGATCCTCCAGCTCCCGGACTGGACGAGGAACCTGTCGCCCTTCGGTCATGTGCCCCGACTCCCGGCCGCCGGGATGAACGGGACCCCCCTGCTCGTCCTGACCGCCGTCGCCGCCGGGCTGATCCTGCTGGGCCTGACGGGCTTCCGCCGCCGGGACCTGGAGACCAAATGA